In the genome of Chloroflexota bacterium, the window GTGCCATTGCCTACCCCAATAGCAAAGCCCGCACCACAATAGGCTGCGAATTCGCTTTCGAAAGCAGCGACATTCTTGCCCAGGATGAACCACCCGTCTTCAAGCACGGATTGCACCGCATGATCCACTTCGACCTTAATGGCTTGGTATTGAAGTTTTAGATCGCCGAACGGGATCATGATATACCTGCCTCTATCGTCATTTCTCCCCATTATAGCCCATCTGCTACTGGCTGCCAACTATTAATACCTTTCACAATAGGGCCCTATAAAGCTGAATACTCCTTGAAAGCGCACCGCCCTGAGAGTAACGTTTTGCTCATTTTCCACCTTGCTGGAGCGAAGCGAGACAATCCTCAACAAGTTTTTCAAGATGTGGCTGTGCTTCCTCCGTACAGAGCACAAAATGGGCGAGAAACTCTATGTTTCCGGCCGGTCCACGCAACGGAGAGGCTATCACGCCGCGGGCTTGCAAGCCTCTCTGAACTGCCCAGCTCAGGATGTCATACAGCACCGAGCGATGCACGGCAGGATCTTTCACTACGCCTCCTTTGCCCACCTGCTTACGGCCAGCCTCGAACTGTGGCTTGATCAGAGCGATAACCTGGCCGCCTGGCTTGAGCAATCGCATCACCACAGGCAAAACCAATTTTAGCGAGATAAAGGACACATCAATTGTCGCGAGGTCAATTGGTTCAGGCAACTCACTCAGGTAGCGTACATTGACGCGCTCCATAACCACAACTCTTGGATCCTGCCGTAATCGCCAAGCCAATTGCCCATAGCCGACATCGATTGCATACACTCGCGCCGCGCCGTGTTGAAGGAGGCAATCAGTGAAGCCGCCTGTGGATGCTCCTATATCCGCCACCACTAGGCCATGCACATCAACATCAAAGGCGGTCAGAGCAGCCTCAAGTTTTATCCCTCCTCGGCTAACATAGGCTGGTAGCTGCTCAATGCTTATCGTTGCGGACAAAGAGACACGAGCGGCTGGCTTGTCAATGAGCTCACCATTGACGTATACTTGTCCAGCCATGATCAGCCGGCGGCCTTGCTCCCGGCTCTCGACTAGCCCTCGTTTGAAAAGCAGGACATCGAGTCGCTCTTTCTCCACAGCGCTAGGATAAACGCAGACGCTGGATAAGTCAAGTTGACAAAGGGCGAGAATTGGCTATTATTTAAAGAATACGACATTTGCTCACACGGAGGATGCGATTGAAAACGCTCGTCGCACTATTTAAGGCAATGCGACCCAAACAATGGACCAAAAATATATTCGTTCTGGCAGCGCTTGTCTTTGACGGTAAGTTGTTTGTATCCGAATTTCTTCTCAAATCACTAGTGGCCTTTGGCCTCTTCTGTGCCATTAGCAGCGCAGTGTACCTCATCAATGACTTGTCAGATATAGAAAGGGATCGCCAGCATCCGATGAAACGCAATCGCCCTTTGCCATCTGGACAACTGGCTCCTGGTTTGGCTTTAACTGTGGCTGTGCTGCTTGTTGCTACCTCCATGCCGATCGCCTATTGGCTTGAGCCGCTATTTGCAGCGATCGCAGGAACTTACCTGATCACCATGATCCTTTACTCTTTCTGGCTGAAGAACATCGTCATTATTGACGTACTCACAGTTGCAGCAGGCTTTGTCCTGCGTGTGGCAGCCGGTGTCGTGATCGTGAGGACGGCGCGGTTCTCGCCGTGGCTCTATCTCTGCATGGTGCTTCTCGCCTTGTTCATTGCGATCAGCAAAAGGCGCCATGAGCTGGTACTGCTCAATGAGAATGCAAACGAACATCGCAGCATATTCAACGAATACAGCCTGCCCTTGTTGGATGATATGATCCGAATGGTCACAGCCTGCACTGCCATGGCCTATTCCTTGTACACCTTTTCCGCCGCCGGCTTGCCTCCCAATCATGCCATGATGTTGACCATTCCCTTCGTTTTGTATGGGCTATTCCGTTACATGTACCTTGTCCACATCAAAGGAGAAGGAGGCGAACCCGAGGACTTGTTGCTCAAGGATCGGCCTCTTCTCTTGGCAGTTGTTCTCTGGGGATTAGCAGTCATCATCATCCTGTATATCCACTAAACAGTTGGTTGTTGCGCGTTGCTGAGCGAATAGATCTGAGGTTTGGCTTCAATGAAACCCCTGGTGGCGATTGTAGGTCGCCAGAATGTGGGCAAATCCACCCTGTTCAATCGCATCGTGGGAGAGCGCCTAGCCATCGTCGAAAACTTGCCAGGCACAACACGCGACCGCATCTATGCCGATGCGGAATGGCAGGGGCGCGTCTTTACACTCGTTGATACTGGCGGGCTCGTGCTTGGCTCTGACGATGATCTGCTTATTCGCGTGCGTTTGCAAGCACAGCAAGCAATCGCTGATGCGGATGTGATTATTTTTGTCACCGATGTGTTGGATGGAGTCACTCCGGCAGATCAGGA includes:
- a CDS encoding TlyA family RNA methyltransferase, with translation MEKERLDVLLFKRGLVESREQGRRLIMAGQVYVNGELIDKPAARVSLSATISIEQLPAYVSRGGIKLEAALTAFDVDVHGLVVADIGASTGGFTDCLLQHGAARVYAIDVGYGQLAWRLRQDPRVVVMERVNVRYLSELPEPIDLATIDVSFISLKLVLPVVMRLLKPGGQVIALIKPQFEAGRKQVGKGGVVKDPAVHRSVLYDILSWAVQRGLQARGVIASPLRGPAGNIEFLAHFVLCTEEAQPHLEKLVEDCLASLQQGGK
- a CDS encoding decaprenyl-phosphate phosphoribosyltransferase, translated to MRLKTLVALFKAMRPKQWTKNIFVLAALVFDGKLFVSEFLLKSLVAFGLFCAISSAVYLINDLSDIERDRQHPMKRNRPLPSGQLAPGLALTVAVLLVATSMPIAYWLEPLFAAIAGTYLITMILYSFWLKNIVIIDVLTVAAGFVLRVAAGVVIVRTARFSPWLYLCMVLLALFIAISKRRHELVLLNENANEHRSIFNEYSLPLLDDMIRMVTACTAMAYSLYTFSAAGLPPNHAMMLTIPFVLYGLFRYMYLVHIKGEGGEPEDLLLKDRPLLLAVVLWGLAVIIILYIH